A region of Pseudomonas sp. Marseille-Q3773 DNA encodes the following proteins:
- the cysK gene encoding cysteine synthase A, protein MSRIFADNAHSIGNTPLVQINRIAPRGVTILAKIEGRNPGYSVKCRIGANMVWDAESSGKLKPGMTIVEPTSGNTGIGLAFVAAARGYKLMLTMPASMSLERRKVLKALGAELVLTDPAKGMKGAIEKANEIVASDPALYFLPGQFENPANPAIHEKTTGPEIWNDTDGAVDVLVAGVGTGGTITGVSRYIKQTQGKAITSVAVEPLASPLITQTLAGEELKPSPHKIQGIGAGFVPKNLDLSMVDQVMTVTDEEAKAMAIRLMQEEGILCGISCGAAMAAAVRLAEKPEMQGKTIVVILPDSGERYLSSMLFADMFSEQENQQ, encoded by the coding sequence ATGAGCCGTATCTTTGCCGACAACGCCCATTCCATCGGCAACACGCCGTTGGTGCAGATCAACCGCATCGCCCCGCGCGGCGTGACCATCCTGGCCAAGATCGAAGGGCGCAACCCGGGTTACTCGGTCAAATGCCGCATCGGTGCCAACATGGTCTGGGACGCCGAGAGCAGCGGCAAGCTCAAGCCGGGCATGACCATCGTCGAGCCCACCTCGGGCAATACCGGTATCGGCCTGGCCTTCGTCGCCGCTGCCCGTGGCTACAAGCTGATGCTGACCATGCCCGCCTCGATGAGCCTGGAGCGGCGCAAGGTGCTGAAAGCGCTGGGCGCCGAGCTGGTGCTGACCGACCCGGCCAAGGGCATGAAGGGCGCCATCGAGAAGGCCAACGAAATCGTCGCCTCCGACCCGGCCCTGTACTTCCTGCCCGGCCAGTTCGAAAACCCGGCCAACCCGGCGATCCACGAGAAGACCACCGGCCCGGAGATCTGGAACGATACCGATGGCGCGGTCGACGTGCTGGTGGCCGGCGTCGGCACCGGCGGCACCATCACTGGCGTGTCGCGCTACATCAAGCAGACCCAGGGCAAGGCGATCACTTCGGTGGCCGTTGAACCGCTGGCATCCCCGCTGATTACCCAGACCCTGGCCGGCGAGGAACTCAAGCCCAGCCCGCACAAGATCCAGGGCATCGGCGCCGGCTTTGTGCCGAAGAACCTTGACCTGTCGATGGTCGACCAGGTGATGACGGTGACCGACGAGGAAGCCAAGGCCATGGCGATCCGCCTGATGCAGGAAGAGGGCATCCTCTGCGGTATTTCCTGTGGTGCGGCGATGGCGGCGGCCGTGCGCCTGGCCGAAAAACCGGAAATGCAGGGCAAGACCATCGTCGTGATCTTGCCGGACTCCGGCGAGCGTTACCTGTCCAGCATGTTGTTCGCCGACATGTTCAGCGAGCAGGAAAACCAGCAGTAA
- a CDS encoding aspartyl/asparaginyl beta-hydroxylase domain-containing protein, with amino-acid sequence MTFSFAAKAGVLLVFFGSVLFVHLRGKARLPVLRQFVNHSALFAPYNSLMYLFSGVPSKPYLDRQRFPELDVLKDNWQEIREEAMRLFDEGYIRAAEKDNDAGFGSFFKKGWKRFYLKWYDKPLPSAETLCPRTVELVSSIPNVKGAMFALLPGGSHLNPHRDPFAGSLRYHLGLSTPNSDACRIYVDGEEYAWRDGEDVMFDETYVHWVKNETDVTRVILFCDIERPLSSPLMTRINRKVSAFLGRATAPQNTDDERVGGINQAYAWSKRFSNRISAQVKQFKRANPKAYRVLRPVLAVLVAYLLYRWLF; translated from the coding sequence ATGACCTTTTCCTTTGCAGCCAAGGCAGGTGTCTTGCTGGTGTTTTTCGGTAGTGTGTTGTTCGTGCACCTGCGCGGCAAGGCTCGCCTGCCGGTGTTGCGCCAGTTCGTCAACCATTCGGCGCTGTTCGCCCCCTATAACAGCCTGATGTACCTGTTTTCCGGTGTGCCGTCCAAGCCATACCTGGATCGCCAGCGCTTCCCCGAGCTGGATGTGCTCAAGGACAACTGGCAGGAAATCCGCGAAGAGGCCATGCGCCTGTTCGACGAGGGCTACATCCGTGCCGCCGAAAAGGATAACGACGCCGGTTTCGGTTCGTTCTTCAAGAAAGGCTGGAAGCGCTTCTACCTGAAGTGGTACGACAAGCCGCTGCCCTCGGCTGAAACCCTCTGCCCGCGCACGGTCGAGCTGGTCAGCAGCATCCCCAACGTCAAGGGTGCCATGTTCGCCCTGCTGCCGGGTGGCAGCCACCTGAACCCGCACCGCGACCCGTTCGCCGGTTCCTTGCGCTACCACCTGGGGCTGTCCACGCCGAACTCCGACGCCTGCCGCATCTACGTCGACGGCGAGGAATACGCCTGGCGGGATGGCGAGGATGTGATGTTCGACGAAACCTACGTGCATTGGGTGAAGAACGAGACCGACGTTACCCGGGTGATCCTGTTCTGCGACATCGAACGCCCGCTGAGCAGCCCCTTGATGACCCGCATCAACCGCAAGGTCAGCGCCTTCCTCGGCCGTGCTACCGCACCGCAGAACACCGACGACGAGCGCGTGGGCGGGATCAACCAGGCCTATGCCTGGAGCAAGCGCTTCAGCAACCGTATCAGCGCCCAGGTGAAGCAGTTCAAGCGCGCCAACCCCAAGGCCTACCGCGTGCTACGGCCGGTGCTGGCGGTGCTGGTGGCCTATCTGCTGTATCGCTGGTTGTTCTGA